A window of Acinonyx jubatus isolate Ajub_Pintada_27869175 chromosome E4, VMU_Ajub_asm_v1.0, whole genome shotgun sequence contains these coding sequences:
- the MIA3 gene encoding transport and Golgi organization protein 1 homolog isoform X8: MDSVPATVPSVTASPGDPELLGPLSVLYAALIAKLLELVATLPDDVQPGPDFYGLPWKPVLITAFLGIVSFAIFFWRTVLVVKNRVYQVTEQQISEKLKNIMKENAELVQKLSNYEQKIKESKKHVQETKKQNMILSDEAVKFKDKIKKLEETNELLDDTAKNLRVMLESEREQNAKNQDLILENKKSIEKLKDVISVNASEFSEVQIALNEAKLSEEKVKSECHRVQEENARLKKKKEQLQQEIKDWSKSHAELSEQIKSFEKSQKNLEVALTHKDDNINALTNCITQLNRLDCESESEGQNKGGNEMDELANGEVGGDRNEKMKNQIKQMMDISRTQTAISVVEEDLKLLQFKLRASMSTKCNLEDQIKKLEEERSSLQSAKAGLEGECKTLRQKVEILNELYQQKEMALQKKLSQEEYERQDREQRLSAADEKALLAAEEVKTYKRRIQEMEDELQKTERSFKTQIATHEKKAHDNWLKARAAERAIAEEKREAANLRHKLLELTQKMAVLQEEPVIVKPRPGRPSAQNPPWRGPLSQNGSFGPSPVSGGECSPPPTADPPARPLSATLNRRDVPRSEFGSVDGPPPRPRWSSEASGKPSASDPGPGAAPMANSSSRSSSPTKVMDEGKQTVAQDPEGPSAPSIPSVAEQSVVVPMAAKGPPPFPGVPLMSSPVGGPLPPPTRYGPPPPLCGPFGPRPLPPPFGPGLRPPLGLREYAPGIPPGKRDLPLDPREFLPGHTPFRPLGSLGPREYFIPGTRPPPPTHGPQDYPPPPAARDFLPSGSRDEPPAASQSSSPDCSQALKQSP; the protein is encoded by the exons ATGGATTCAGTTCCTGCCACTGTGCCTTCTGTCACCGCTTCCCCGGGGGACCCGGAACTTCTGGGACCCCTGTCGGTGCTCTACGCAGCCCTCATAGCCAAGCTACTGGAG TTGGTTGCTACATTGCCTGATGATGTTCAGCCTGGGCCTGATTTTTATGGATTGCCATGGAAGCCTGTACTTATCACAGCCTTCTTGGGAATCGTGTCATTTGCCATTTTCTTCTGGAGAACTGTCCTTGTT gtaaAGAATAGAGTATATCAAG TCACTGAACAGCAGATTTCTGAGAAGTTGAAGAATATcatgaaagaaaatgcagaacTTGTACAAAAATTGTCAAATTATGAACAGAAG ATCAAGGAATCAAAGAAACATGTtcaggaaaccaagaaacagaatatgATTCTGTCTGATGAAGCAGTTAAATTTAAG GATAAAATCAAGAAACTTGAGGAAACGAATGAACTTCTGGATGATACAGCAAAAAATCTGCGTGTTATGTTAGAATCCGAGAGAGAACAGAATGCAAAGAATCAGGACTTG ATTCTGGAAAACAAGAAGTCTATAGAGAAGTTAAAGGATGTTATTTCAGTGAATGCCTCCGAATTTTCAGAG GTTCAGATTGCTCTTAATGAAGCTAAACTTAGCGAAGAGAAGGTGAAGTCTGAATGCCATCGGGTTCAAGAAGAAAATGCTAGgcttaagaagaagaaagagcag TTGCAGCAAGAAATCAAAGATTGGAGTAAATCACATGCTGAGCTCAGTGAACAAATTAAATCATTTGAGAAGTCTCAGAAAAATTTGGAAGTAGCTCTTACTCACAAAGATGATAATATTAAC gCTTTGACTAATTGCATTACACAGTTGAATCGCTTAGATTGTGAATCTGAATCTGAGGGTcagaataaaggaggaaatgagATGGATGAATTAGCAAATGGAGAAGTGGGAG GTGACCGGAATGAGAAGATGAAAAATCAAATTAAGCAGATGATGGACATTTCTCGG ACGCAAACTGCAATATCAGTAGTCGAAGAGGATCTAAAACTTCTACAATTTAAGCTTAGAGCCTCGATGTCTACTAAATGCAACCTGGAAG ACCAGATAAAGAAATTGGAAGAGGAGCGCAGTTCGCTGCAGTCGGCCAAAGCCGGCCTGGAAGGCGAATGCAAAACCCTGAGGCAGAAGGTGGAGATTCTGAACGAACTGTATCAGCAGAAGGAGATGGCTCTGCAGAA GAAACTGAGTCAAGAAGAGTATGAGCGGCAAGACCGAGAGCAGCGGCTGTCAGCTGCGGATGAAAAGGCGCTTTTGGCTGCAGAGGAAGTAAAAACGTACAA GCGCAGAATTCAAGAAATGGAGGATGAATTACAGAAAACCGAGCGCTCGTTTAAAACCCAG ATTGCTACTCACGAGAAGAAAGCTCATGATAACTGG CTCAAGGCTCGTGCTGCAGAAAGAGCTATCGCTGAGGAGAAGAGGGAAGCTGCCAACCTGAGACACAA GTTACTGGAATTAACCCAGAAGATGGCAGTGCTGCAGGAAGAGCCCGTGATTGTGAAGCCACGGCCGGGAAGACCCAGCGCCCAGAACCCTCCATGGAGAG GTCCTCTGAGCCAGAACGGCTCTTTTGGTCCATCTCCTGTGAGTGGGGGGGAGTGCTCCCCTCCCCCGACGGCTGACCCGCCTGCCAGACCGCTCTCTGCTACCCTCAATCGAAGAGACGTGCCTAGAAGTGAATTCG gatCAGTGGACGGGCCTCCACCTCGTCCTCGATGGTCATCTGAGGCATCTGGGAAACCCTCTGCCTCTG ATCCAGGACCCGGTGCAGCTCCCATGGCGAACAGCAGCTCGAGAAGCTCTTCCCCTACTAAGGTGATGGATGAAGGCAAG caaactgttGCCCAAGACCCCGAAGGCCCCTCAGCTCCCAGCATTCCATCTGTGGCTGAGCAGTCAGTAGTA GTTCCTATGGCTGCAAAAGGGCCTCCTCCTTTCCCCGGGGTGCCCCTCATGAGCTCGCCCGTGGGAGGCCCTCTACCACCCCCCACTCGATACGGACCGCCACCCCCGCTCTGCGGGCCTTTCGGGCCTCGGCCGCTGCCCCCACCATTTG GTCCTGGCTTACGTCCACCACTAGGCTTGAGGGAATACGCGCCGGGCATTCCACCTGGGAAGCGGGACCTGCCTCTTGACCCTCGAGAATTTCTCCCGGGACACACACCTTTTAGACCTTTAGGCTCTCTTGGCCCGAGAGAGTACTTTATTCCTGGTACTCGACCACCACCGCCAACCCACGGCCCCCAGGATTATCCGCCTCCACCTGCTGCAAGAGACTTCCTGCCTTCTGGCTCCAGAGACGAGCCCCCCGCTGCCTCGCAGAGCAGCAGCCCGGACTGTTCACAGGCTTTAAAACAGAGCCCGTAA
- the MIA3 gene encoding transport and Golgi organization protein 1 homolog isoform X9, translated as MDSVPATVPSVTASPGDPELLGPLSVLYAALIAKLLELVATLPDDVQPGPDFYGLPWKPVLITAFLGIVSFAIFFWRTVLVVKNRVYQVTEQQISEKLKNIMKENAELVQKLSNYEQKIKESKKHVQETKKQNMILSDEAVKFKDKIKKLEETNELLDDTAKNLRVMLESEREQNAKNQDLILENKKSIEKLKDVISVNASEFSEVQIALNEAKLSEEKVKSECHRVQEENARLKKKKEQLQQEIKDWSKSHAELSEQIKSFEKSQKNLEVALTHKDDNINALTNCITQLNRLDCESESEGQNKGGNEMDELANGEVGGDRNEKMKNQIKQMMDISRTQTAISVVEEDLKLLQFKLRASMSTKCNLEDQIKKLEEERSSLQSAKAGLEGECKTLRQKVEILNELYQQKEMALQKKLSQEEYERQDREQRLSAADEKALLAAEEVKTYKRRIQEMEDELQKTERSFKTQIATHEKKAHDNWLKARAAERAIAEEKREAANLRHKLLELTQKMAVLQEEPVIVKPRPGRPSAQNPPWRGPLSQNGSFGPSPVSGGECSPPPTADPPARPLSATLNRRDVPRSEFGSVDGPPPRPRWSSEASGKPSASDPGPGAAPMANSSSRSSSPTKVMDEGKVPMAAKGPPPFPGVPLMSSPVGGPLPPPTRYGPPPPLCGPFGPRPLPPPFGPGLRPPLGLREYAPGIPPGKRDLPLDPREFLPGHTPFRPLGSLGPREYFIPGTRPPPPTHGPQDYPPPPAARDFLPSGSRDEPPAASQSSSPDCSQALKQSP; from the exons ATGGATTCAGTTCCTGCCACTGTGCCTTCTGTCACCGCTTCCCCGGGGGACCCGGAACTTCTGGGACCCCTGTCGGTGCTCTACGCAGCCCTCATAGCCAAGCTACTGGAG TTGGTTGCTACATTGCCTGATGATGTTCAGCCTGGGCCTGATTTTTATGGATTGCCATGGAAGCCTGTACTTATCACAGCCTTCTTGGGAATCGTGTCATTTGCCATTTTCTTCTGGAGAACTGTCCTTGTT gtaaAGAATAGAGTATATCAAG TCACTGAACAGCAGATTTCTGAGAAGTTGAAGAATATcatgaaagaaaatgcagaacTTGTACAAAAATTGTCAAATTATGAACAGAAG ATCAAGGAATCAAAGAAACATGTtcaggaaaccaagaaacagaatatgATTCTGTCTGATGAAGCAGTTAAATTTAAG GATAAAATCAAGAAACTTGAGGAAACGAATGAACTTCTGGATGATACAGCAAAAAATCTGCGTGTTATGTTAGAATCCGAGAGAGAACAGAATGCAAAGAATCAGGACTTG ATTCTGGAAAACAAGAAGTCTATAGAGAAGTTAAAGGATGTTATTTCAGTGAATGCCTCCGAATTTTCAGAG GTTCAGATTGCTCTTAATGAAGCTAAACTTAGCGAAGAGAAGGTGAAGTCTGAATGCCATCGGGTTCAAGAAGAAAATGCTAGgcttaagaagaagaaagagcag TTGCAGCAAGAAATCAAAGATTGGAGTAAATCACATGCTGAGCTCAGTGAACAAATTAAATCATTTGAGAAGTCTCAGAAAAATTTGGAAGTAGCTCTTACTCACAAAGATGATAATATTAAC gCTTTGACTAATTGCATTACACAGTTGAATCGCTTAGATTGTGAATCTGAATCTGAGGGTcagaataaaggaggaaatgagATGGATGAATTAGCAAATGGAGAAGTGGGAG GTGACCGGAATGAGAAGATGAAAAATCAAATTAAGCAGATGATGGACATTTCTCGG ACGCAAACTGCAATATCAGTAGTCGAAGAGGATCTAAAACTTCTACAATTTAAGCTTAGAGCCTCGATGTCTACTAAATGCAACCTGGAAG ACCAGATAAAGAAATTGGAAGAGGAGCGCAGTTCGCTGCAGTCGGCCAAAGCCGGCCTGGAAGGCGAATGCAAAACCCTGAGGCAGAAGGTGGAGATTCTGAACGAACTGTATCAGCAGAAGGAGATGGCTCTGCAGAA GAAACTGAGTCAAGAAGAGTATGAGCGGCAAGACCGAGAGCAGCGGCTGTCAGCTGCGGATGAAAAGGCGCTTTTGGCTGCAGAGGAAGTAAAAACGTACAA GCGCAGAATTCAAGAAATGGAGGATGAATTACAGAAAACCGAGCGCTCGTTTAAAACCCAG ATTGCTACTCACGAGAAGAAAGCTCATGATAACTGG CTCAAGGCTCGTGCTGCAGAAAGAGCTATCGCTGAGGAGAAGAGGGAAGCTGCCAACCTGAGACACAA GTTACTGGAATTAACCCAGAAGATGGCAGTGCTGCAGGAAGAGCCCGTGATTGTGAAGCCACGGCCGGGAAGACCCAGCGCCCAGAACCCTCCATGGAGAG GTCCTCTGAGCCAGAACGGCTCTTTTGGTCCATCTCCTGTGAGTGGGGGGGAGTGCTCCCCTCCCCCGACGGCTGACCCGCCTGCCAGACCGCTCTCTGCTACCCTCAATCGAAGAGACGTGCCTAGAAGTGAATTCG gatCAGTGGACGGGCCTCCACCTCGTCCTCGATGGTCATCTGAGGCATCTGGGAAACCCTCTGCCTCTG ATCCAGGACCCGGTGCAGCTCCCATGGCGAACAGCAGCTCGAGAAGCTCTTCCCCTACTAAGGTGATGGATGAAGGCAAG GTTCCTATGGCTGCAAAAGGGCCTCCTCCTTTCCCCGGGGTGCCCCTCATGAGCTCGCCCGTGGGAGGCCCTCTACCACCCCCCACTCGATACGGACCGCCACCCCCGCTCTGCGGGCCTTTCGGGCCTCGGCCGCTGCCCCCACCATTTG GTCCTGGCTTACGTCCACCACTAGGCTTGAGGGAATACGCGCCGGGCATTCCACCTGGGAAGCGGGACCTGCCTCTTGACCCTCGAGAATTTCTCCCGGGACACACACCTTTTAGACCTTTAGGCTCTCTTGGCCCGAGAGAGTACTTTATTCCTGGTACTCGACCACCACCGCCAACCCACGGCCCCCAGGATTATCCGCCTCCACCTGCTGCAAGAGACTTCCTGCCTTCTGGCTCCAGAGACGAGCCCCCCGCTGCCTCGCAGAGCAGCAGCCCGGACTGTTCACAGGCTTTAAAACAGAGCCCGTAA